The region TTGAGCAGGACGAGCCGACGATGAGTATCAAGCCGGCCCAGGCGCAAGAGCGCAGTACGCTGATGGACAGAGGTTCGCCCGTGCCGAATGGCACGTCATCCGACGAGAGCGATGTGTCGATGAGCCTGGAATCTGACGGCACGATGGAGCTGACGGCCGCCTGGCAGCCGGACCCCCCTCACGACGAGAGTGATATGGAGTTGACGGGGCGCTACACGGCTGCGAGCGACGACGTGTCCGCGGAGCTCGACTCGACGCAGACCATGGACCTCACAGCTGCGTACGTCCCTGAGGACGCATCGCAGGACACGACGCTCGAcagcgaggcggagcgCTCGGCGATGGAAATGACGGAAATGTGGGGGCAGTTTGCCGACGAAGCCACCCGGCAACGTCGAGAGGCCTCTCTCTCGCCCAAGCGCTCGCCTGTCCGCCGCCAGACCATGTTCTTGTCGCCGGACcgcaaggcgcgcacggcctcggcaGGCAGCACACCGAAGGCGCGTGCGCCCACGCCCGAGCCTATCACGACGCCGCCCGTCAgcatgcccagcacgccgaCACGCTTTCGGCAGTCGCTCCGGGGTGGCGTGCCTTCGCCCGAGTACAAGCATTCAccagcgcgacgcacaccGCGTGTGCGCCTCTCTGAACTTCATACCaagccgcgctcgccgttTATTCACTCGTTGCTCAAGCACCGCAGCGGAgggcgcatcacgcacatgTCACCACGCTCCGACAGTGACAGTGAGGTGGTGTCCGAGACTTCTTTTCACATGCAGCTGGCCGACTTTTTGGGCGTGATTGGGCTGAAATTCCACGAGGACATgacggcatcgcgcacgcaTGCTGAGCGACCTGGTAACACCGAGGCGCCTGCCGTGCCTGCGATGGCCGTGCACCATGCCAAGATGGCgggcgctgcggcgccgatGCTGCAAGCGCTGCGCAACGCATGCCAGGagctcaagcagcatgTGGAAGACGGACGCGAGCGACTGCGTGCGATGGAGCAAGACTTTTTCGCGCGTCCGCCGGCTTTTGTGCAGGAATGGGGTcagctggacgacgaggatATGCGTCGCAGTATGAAGGGCCAGCTGAACGTGCACaagcaggcggcgcgagccGCGGCGATGCATGACTATTACGGCTGGCGGACGGATATGCagtacgacgacgagatCGTCGCGATGCTCACGCAGCACCGCGATGCATTGCAGGCAGATGCAGAGCGCGtgcacgcacggcgcgaagagctggaagtcgagctgctgcctgcgcttcgtgcgcgTCATTCGGAGCTGAAGCGCCGTGTGCAGGAggcacatgcgcggcagcaggcgaTTCGTGCGTGTGATCCAGAAGAGCTGCGGCATCTGCACGCATCTATGGACGAACAGGACCATGTGCTGCAAACGATGCGGGcgaagcagcgcgacgtCGCAGACCAGCTCTCACGCGTGCGGGCACGGCTGGACGAGACAGCTGTCAAGCGTGAGCAGACGGAGGAGCTCAtccgcgcagcg is a window of Malassezia restricta chromosome III, complete sequence DNA encoding:
- a CDS encoding kinetochore protein Spc7/SPC105, which gives rise to MPALGGRPSLPSALRTDKENTPMSPGRSPDTKRRRTKSLGGMLSPTKAQPASLADATSRPRQPRKSAIRSTPQVFQSPTELGPNPEHQHMRRHDMLDELVDERLRSPGLPNPFTAMYRASSASPIKAPATDTADRKSRRVTFSAVREQTDFEQDEPTMSIKPAQAQERSTLMDRGSPVPNGTSSDESDVSMSLESDGTMELTAAWQPDPPHDESDMELTGRYTAASDDVSAELDSTQTMDLTAAYVPEDASQDTTLDSEAERSAMEMTEMWGQFADEATRQRREASLSPKRSPVRRQTMFLSPDRKARTASAGSTPKARAPTPEPITTPPVSMPSTPTRFRQSLRGGVPSPEYKHSPARRTPRVRLSELHTKPRSPFIHSLLKHRSGGRITHMSPRSDSDSEVVSETSFHMQLADFLGVIGLKFHEDMTASRTHAERPGNTEAPAVPAMAVHHAKMAGAAAPMLQALRNACQELKQHVEDGRERLRAMEQDFFARPPAFVQEWGQLDDEDMRRSMKGQLNVHKQAARAAAMHDYYGWRTDMQYDDEIVAMLTQHRDALQADAERVHARREELEVELLPALRARHSELKRRVQEAHARQQAIRACDPEELRHLHASMDEQDHVLQTMRAKQRDVADQLSRVRARLDETAVKREQTEELIRAARVVSDQIHGCTSGEAVRLERRIRHLEVLLQWRLSSKTSTLLQLVYARALTVAIELDGRQGGVKRVAISPVCPVEASHMHMAAISVIRTRMASEMPASVPEVLRQVAQLWHTYVKARAQVDRLRLHVPVVVSPSRGDKGPDTALDVMATVLLERAQAKAHVHVDIDLARASPLSPQVHVSLVYGHMDTDTLAHMIQSALAKDAHSPHALAYAITHAQATMDT